In Streptomyces sp. SN-593, a single genomic region encodes these proteins:
- a CDS encoding putative bifunctional diguanylate cyclase/phosphodiesterase has product MGGPSGGPGVEPDSTAATITRCDRSRGSSPAAEPDDFRAAFAVAGSAMALLGPDGGVLAANAALARLLGVPPERMAGTDARVLLGLAGDPHTGPAFEEVLAGRRGRLHHALRLARADGDDLSAELSLSRTDGGSLLLTVEDMTERESLRRQLRHLRMHDPVTRLPNRALFFERLADACARAPERGSGRIGLCYLDLDGFKAINDTLGHRVGDELLAAVADRLLACAGPGGHLAARLGGDEFALLLRDSTGTGQATALAETVLEAFRQPFDVSGHRLAVSASIGVVEREAQGTSPTGLMQAADTTLYWAKDDGKGRWTLFDPERNEHRMTRQSLSSTLRQAVERGEFVLDYQPLVALDTGEVRGVEALVRWEHPHFGRLGPGRFIGLAEEDGSIVQLGRWVLAESCRQAAAWQRERPDTPLVVSVNVAVRQVWDSDLVADVAAILHETGLPPQLLQLELTESAVMGSAGRPLQALHALHEMGVRIAIDDFGTGYSNLAYMSRLPVSTLKLDGSFVQGFRSAEHPNPADETIVEALVDLAHRLGLTVTAECVENAEQAERLRRIGCDTGQGWHYSRPVAAASISRLLD; this is encoded by the coding sequence ATGGGCGGACCCTCGGGCGGCCCCGGCGTCGAGCCCGACAGCACAGCAGCCACCATCACCCGCTGTGACCGGTCGCGCGGATCGTCGCCCGCCGCGGAACCGGACGACTTCCGGGCCGCCTTCGCGGTCGCCGGCTCGGCGATGGCCCTGCTCGGCCCCGACGGCGGCGTGCTGGCGGCGAACGCCGCGCTGGCCCGGCTGTTGGGGGTGCCGCCGGAGCGGATGGCGGGGACCGACGCCCGCGTGCTGCTCGGCCTGGCCGGCGACCCGCACACCGGCCCCGCCTTCGAGGAGGTCCTCGCCGGCCGGCGGGGCCGCCTGCACCACGCCCTGCGGCTGGCCCGGGCCGACGGCGACGACCTGAGCGCCGAGTTGTCGCTGTCGCGCACCGACGGCGGGTCGCTGCTGCTGACGGTCGAGGACATGACCGAACGCGAGTCGCTGCGCCGGCAGTTGCGGCACCTGCGGATGCACGACCCGGTGACCCGACTGCCCAACAGGGCGCTGTTCTTCGAACGGCTCGCGGACGCCTGTGCCCGCGCCCCCGAACGCGGCAGCGGCCGGATCGGGCTGTGCTACCTCGACCTCGACGGCTTCAAGGCGATCAACGACACGCTCGGGCACCGGGTGGGCGACGAGTTGCTCGCCGCCGTCGCCGACCGGCTGCTGGCCTGCGCCGGACCCGGCGGCCACCTCGCGGCCCGGCTGGGCGGCGACGAGTTCGCGCTGCTGCTGCGGGACTCCACCGGCACCGGGCAGGCCACCGCGCTCGCCGAGACCGTCCTGGAGGCGTTCCGGCAGCCGTTCGACGTCTCCGGGCACCGGCTGGCGGTCTCCGCGAGCATCGGCGTGGTCGAGCGCGAGGCCCAGGGCACCTCCCCCACCGGGCTGATGCAGGCCGCGGACACCACGCTGTACTGGGCGAAGGACGACGGGAAGGGCCGCTGGACGCTCTTCGACCCGGAGCGCAACGAGCACCGGATGACCCGGCAGTCACTGTCCAGCACGCTGCGTCAGGCCGTCGAGCGCGGCGAGTTCGTCCTCGACTACCAGCCGCTGGTCGCGCTCGACACCGGCGAGGTGCGCGGCGTGGAGGCTCTGGTGCGCTGGGAGCACCCGCACTTCGGGCGGCTCGGGCCGGGCCGCTTCATCGGCCTCGCCGAGGAGGACGGCTCGATCGTGCAACTGGGCCGCTGGGTGCTCGCCGAGTCCTGCCGCCAGGCCGCCGCCTGGCAGCGGGAGCGGCCCGACACCCCCCTGGTCGTCAGCGTCAACGTGGCGGTCCGCCAGGTCTGGGACTCCGACCTGGTGGCCGACGTGGCCGCGATCCTGCACGAGACGGGGCTGCCGCCGCAGCTCCTGCAACTCGAACTCACCGAGTCCGCCGTGATGGGCAGCGCCGGCCGCCCGCTCCAGGCGCTGCACGCGCTCCACGAGATGGGGGTGCGGATCGCCATCGACGACTTCGGCACCGGCTACTCCAACCTCGCCTACATGAGCCGGCTGCCGGTCTCCACGCTCAAGCTCGACGGCTCGTTCGTGCAGGGCTTCCGCTCCGCGGAACACCCCAACCCCGCCGACGAGACGATCGTGGAGGCGCTGGTCGACCTTGCCCACCGGCTCGGCCTCACCGTCACCGCGGAGTGCGTGGAGAACGCCGAGCAGGCCGAGCGGCTGCGCCGGATCGGCTGCGACACCGGCCAGGGCTGGCACTACTCCCGCCCGGTGGCCGCCGCCTCCATCTCCCGCCTGCTGGACTGA
- a CDS encoding AraC family transcriptional regulator, with protein MRNVPVAEVDALDRAVLAIGTDYPRDHLLAWHEHRRAQVLYAATGVMRVEAADGSWTVPTARAVLIPPRTRHQVAMTGVSTRSLYIEPAAVPWFPTRCRAVDVSALLRALLLAAVDMEPRYPEHGRDGAVVALILHELKDLAPLPLDVPLPADPRLRDLCEAFLRRPDVHDPPARWCAVLNVSERTLARLFRRGTGLSFSQWRQRACILHSLPHLAAGTPVTRVAALLGYDNPAAYTAAFGRLLGRPPTAYGRSDRPEGAGRRSQSSRREMEAAATGRE; from the coding sequence ATGCGCAACGTCCCGGTCGCCGAGGTGGACGCCCTCGATCGCGCGGTGCTGGCCATCGGCACCGACTACCCCCGCGACCACCTGCTCGCCTGGCACGAGCACCGCCGCGCCCAGGTGCTCTACGCGGCGACCGGCGTGATGCGGGTCGAGGCCGCGGACGGCAGTTGGACGGTGCCCACCGCCCGCGCGGTGCTCATCCCGCCGCGCACCCGGCACCAGGTCGCCATGACCGGGGTCAGCACCCGCAGCCTGTACATCGAACCGGCCGCGGTGCCCTGGTTCCCCACCCGCTGCCGGGCCGTGGACGTCTCCGCCCTGCTGCGCGCGCTGCTGCTGGCCGCCGTCGACATGGAGCCGCGCTACCCCGAGCACGGCCGGGACGGCGCCGTGGTCGCCCTGATCCTGCACGAGCTGAAGGACCTCGCCCCGCTGCCGCTGGACGTGCCGCTGCCCGCCGACCCGCGGCTGCGCGACCTGTGCGAGGCGTTCCTGCGGCGTCCGGACGTGCACGACCCGCCGGCCCGCTGGTGCGCCGTGCTCAACGTCAGCGAGCGCACCCTCGCCCGCCTCTTCCGCCGCGGTACCGGGCTGAGCTTCTCGCAGTGGCGGCAACGCGCCTGCATCCTGCACTCGTTGCCGCACCTGGCCGCGGGCACCCCCGTCACTCGGGTCGCCGCCCTGCTCGGCTACGACAACCCCGCCGCGTACACCGCCGCGTTCGGCCGGCTGCTGGGCCGCCCGCCCACCGCCTACGGGCGTTCGGACCGGCCCGAGGGCGCGGGCCGCCGTAGTCAGTCCAGCAGGCGGGAGATGGAGGCGGCGGCCACCGGGCGGGAGTAG
- a CDS encoding OsmC family peroxiredoxin yields the protein MATTRTATTQWKGPLMGGAGTVSLDTSGVGTYEVSWPSRAEAANGKTSPEELIAAAHSSCYSMALSHGLAGAGTPPETVQTVANVTFQPGEGITGITLAVKARVPGLTAEAFEAAAQDAKANCPVSKALAGVDITLEADLLA from the coding sequence ATGGCAACCACTCGTACCGCGACGACCCAGTGGAAGGGCCCGCTGATGGGCGGCGCCGGGACGGTCTCGCTGGACACCTCGGGCGTGGGCACGTACGAAGTGTCGTGGCCGTCGCGCGCCGAGGCCGCGAACGGCAAGACCAGCCCCGAGGAGCTGATCGCCGCCGCCCACTCCTCCTGCTACTCGATGGCCCTCTCGCACGGCCTGGCCGGTGCGGGCACCCCGCCCGAGACCGTGCAGACCGTGGCGAACGTCACCTTCCAGCCGGGTGAGGGCATCACCGGGATCACCCTCGCGGTCAAGGCGCGCGTGCCGGGCCTGACCGCCGAGGCGTTCGAGGCCGCCGCGCAGGACGCCAAGGCGAACTGCCCGGTCAGCAAGGCGCTCGCGGGCGTGGACATCACCCTTGAGGCCGATCTGCTCGCCTGA
- a CDS encoding LysR family transcriptional regulator → MHMDLNLLTALDALLDERSVGGAADRLHLSQPAMSRTLSRIRRATGDEILVRSGREMLPTPYAEQVREEVHRLVTRAQAVLTPNAEVDPATLERTFTLQCNDVVAGALLPRLAAVLAETAPGVCLRLLAEGPTTTDELRRGLVDLQITDSATDHADTRRTTLFADHLAAVGRRDLPHDPSDWAGFAALPHVVVSRRGRTRDRIDDLLDTRHLRRHVAFTVPTLALALGVVAAHPMIAVAPAALTAEVLPAGLRTYPLPAPAPPVPAVLAWHARHDRDAAHRWLRTLVTAELTPAS, encoded by the coding sequence ATGCATATGGACCTGAACCTGCTCACCGCGCTGGACGCCCTGCTCGACGAGCGCAGCGTGGGCGGCGCCGCCGACCGGCTGCACCTGTCGCAGCCCGCCATGAGCCGCACGCTCAGCCGGATCAGACGGGCGACCGGCGACGAGATCCTGGTCCGCTCCGGCCGCGAGATGCTGCCGACCCCCTACGCCGAGCAGGTGCGCGAGGAGGTCCACCGGCTCGTCACCCGCGCGCAGGCCGTCCTCACCCCGAACGCCGAGGTGGACCCGGCCACGCTGGAGCGCACCTTCACCCTCCAGTGCAACGACGTCGTCGCCGGCGCCCTGCTGCCGCGCCTCGCCGCCGTCCTCGCCGAGACCGCGCCCGGCGTGTGCCTGCGGCTGCTCGCCGAGGGCCCCACCACCACCGACGAGCTGCGCCGCGGCCTGGTCGACCTTCAGATCACCGACAGCGCGACCGACCACGCGGACACCCGCCGCACCACGCTGTTCGCCGACCACCTGGCCGCCGTGGGCCGCCGCGACCTGCCGCACGACCCGTCCGACTGGGCCGGGTTCGCCGCCCTGCCGCATGTCGTGGTCTCCCGCCGCGGCCGCACCCGGGACCGTATCGACGACCTCCTGGACACCCGGCACCTGCGCCGGCACGTGGCCTTCACCGTGCCCACCCTCGCGCTGGCGCTCGGCGTGGTGGCCGCCCACCCGATGATCGCCGTCGCGCCGGCGGCCCTGACCGCGGAGGTCCTGCCCGCCGGCCTGCGCACCTACCCCCTGCCCGCGCCCGCCCCGCCCGTCCCCGCCGTCCTCGCCTGGCACGCCCGCCACGACCGGGACGCCGCCCACCGCTGGCTGCGCACCCTGGTCACCGCCGAGCTGACCCCGGCTTCCTGA
- a CDS encoding sulfite exporter TauE/SafE family protein codes for MLTSFLTLVAFGCLTGVTTVLFGFGGGFVTVPVVYGVLTVTARPGASGADAMHVAVATSAAVMAVNASAAALAQWREGRLRAEYVWPLAAFIAVGAAAGSLAATLVGGTALRLLFAGYLLVTIADSLLRRGFLTRAPRERPRPLDRGTTTFGGVGIGLVAAGLGVGGSVMTVPLLRRRGLPMAEATATANPLSVPVALTGTLVYALAPAFTGSAGAGRLGYVDLPAGAALLLGSLPAIALLRRSAARVPDRVHSAAYVALLLVVLVVMGAAAV; via the coding sequence GTGCTGACCTCCTTCCTCACGCTGGTCGCCTTCGGCTGCCTGACCGGCGTCACCACGGTGCTCTTCGGCTTCGGCGGCGGGTTCGTCACCGTGCCCGTCGTCTACGGCGTCCTGACCGTCACCGCGCGGCCGGGGGCGTCCGGCGCCGACGCCATGCACGTCGCCGTCGCGACGTCGGCGGCGGTCATGGCCGTCAACGCCTCGGCCGCCGCGCTCGCCCAGTGGCGCGAGGGCCGGCTGCGCGCGGAGTACGTCTGGCCGCTGGCCGCCTTCATCGCGGTCGGCGCCGCCGCGGGCTCGCTGGCCGCGACCCTGGTCGGCGGCACCGCGCTGCGCCTGCTGTTCGCCGGCTACCTGCTGGTGACGATCGCGGACAGCCTGCTGCGCCGGGGCTTCCTGACCAGGGCGCCCCGGGAGCGCCCCCGCCCGCTGGACCGCGGCACCACCACCTTCGGCGGCGTCGGGATCGGGCTGGTGGCCGCGGGCCTGGGGGTGGGCGGCAGCGTGATGACGGTCCCGCTGCTGCGGCGCCGCGGCCTGCCGATGGCCGAGGCGACCGCGACGGCCAACCCGCTCAGCGTCCCGGTCGCCCTCACCGGCACCCTCGTGTACGCCCTCGCGCCCGCGTTCACCGGCTCGGCCGGCGCGGGCCGGCTCGGCTACGTGGACCTGCCGGCCGGCGCCGCCCTCCTGCTGGGGTCGTTGCCGGCCATCGCCCTGCTGCGGCGGAGTGCCGCGCGCGTCCCGGACCGCGTCCACTCGGCCGCGTACGTGGCGCTGCTGCTGGTCGTGCTCGTCGTGATGGGGGCGGCGGCGGTCTGA
- a CDS encoding M6 family metalloprotease domain-containing protein, translated as MRRSDLASGNPADGPAAAGAGPRPRVLRAFAAAFAGFAALVAWTLMTGPAAGAAEGAACLLPRTAVHHSEGVDGWDGDYARPDGDVRALMVFLSFPGSPPQLTPAQVAADHYPATSRFWAGASYGQFRLHLHAETRWLRMPRPASDYLISRNWDAADRYAYLRDAIATADPSVDFAGYDVVYLVADPDAPGVDSDATKVVNLAAPIAVDGNPVRHMVTVFEHHPPDRNVLAHETGHIFDLPDLYYQPPPGSDADWDTHVGDWDLMGSQFGLAPDPFAWHKWRLGWLRPDQVGCVTGVGTTYHDLSPDETPGGSKLLVVRTGEDTALAMEARTRTGNDRVACTEGVLLYDVRSDRQSGEGPIDVVDGHPGHAACPATSVYPPLADAPLGVGESYTTPDGSTQVTVLGHQSDGTWSVRVTEAPAGALGRTSGAGTAG; from the coding sequence GTGCGGCGGTCAGACCTCGCGTCAGGCAACCCGGCGGACGGCCCCGCCGCGGCGGGCGCCGGCCCCCGGCCCCGGGTGCTGCGGGCGTTCGCCGCCGCCTTCGCCGGGTTCGCCGCCCTGGTCGCCTGGACCCTGATGACCGGGCCGGCCGCCGGCGCCGCCGAGGGTGCCGCGTGCCTGCTGCCGCGCACCGCGGTGCACCACTCCGAGGGGGTCGACGGCTGGGACGGCGACTACGCCCGCCCCGACGGCGACGTCAGGGCGCTGATGGTCTTCCTGTCCTTCCCCGGCTCCCCTCCGCAGCTCACCCCCGCGCAGGTCGCCGCCGACCACTACCCGGCGACCAGCCGGTTCTGGGCGGGCGCCTCCTACGGGCAGTTCCGGCTGCACCTGCACGCCGAGACCCGCTGGCTCCGCATGCCCCGCCCCGCGTCGGACTACCTGATCAGCCGGAACTGGGACGCCGCCGACCGGTACGCCTACCTGCGCGACGCGATCGCCACCGCCGACCCGTCGGTGGACTTCGCCGGCTACGACGTGGTCTACCTCGTCGCCGACCCGGACGCGCCCGGCGTGGACTCCGACGCCACCAAGGTGGTGAACCTCGCCGCCCCGATCGCCGTCGACGGCAACCCGGTCCGCCACATGGTGACCGTCTTCGAGCACCACCCGCCGGACCGCAACGTGCTCGCCCACGAGACCGGCCACATCTTCGACCTGCCCGACCTGTACTACCAGCCGCCGCCCGGCAGCGACGCCGACTGGGACACCCACGTCGGCGACTGGGACCTCATGGGCAGCCAGTTCGGGCTGGCCCCCGACCCCTTCGCCTGGCACAAGTGGCGGCTGGGCTGGCTGCGGCCGGACCAGGTCGGCTGCGTCACCGGCGTCGGCACCACCTACCACGACCTCAGCCCCGACGAGACGCCCGGCGGCTCCAAGCTGCTGGTGGTGCGCACCGGCGAGGACACCGCGCTGGCGATGGAGGCCCGCACCCGCACCGGCAACGACCGCGTGGCGTGCACCGAGGGCGTCCTGCTCTACGACGTGCGCTCCGACCGCCAGTCCGGCGAGGGCCCGATCGACGTGGTCGACGGCCACCCGGGCCACGCCGCCTGCCCGGCCACCTCGGTCTACCCGCCGCTGGCCGACGCGCCGCTGGGCGTCGGCGAGTCGTACACGACGCCCGACGGCAGCACCCAGGTCACCGTGCTCGGCCACCAGAGCGACGGCACCTGGTCGGTCCGGGTCACCGAGGCGCCGGCGGGTGCCCTCGGCCGGACGTCCGGCGCGGGCACGGCGGGCTGA
- a CDS encoding M6 family metalloprotease domain-containing protein, which translates to MADRPRPGARGRRPARTGRRPRPGIRAAALAACGLLAVGSTVIAEPQLVGSHAAPPPAARPCALRAEPGVAMSEGFPPHPYHGSDEEFAPSTGTVRALTLLIDFPDAKAPYSARERYGEFFPAVKQWYAAASYGRLDYESTPVLRWIRMPRPFSAYGIGRGYGWDAHTEMMRDLIRAAGRSVDFHGYDIVNILVTPNAGPPADQAVLSVTWTGASAATTDDGTHLDKVSLIYGHDQSGFRVLAHENGHALGLPDLYAADDFQRTDRLAGQWDTMSLDWGLQGDLLAWHKWKLGWIDDRQIACVSRPGTRTYALRPVEVPGGGKAVVIPFGDTTAYVLELREPLGNDKDACREGILAYRVRTDVDSGKGPVTVEDAHPGTGACDFSSASFNSLNDAPFTEGQGWTDRADGFAFKVLAPDAAGDWRVRVTRR; encoded by the coding sequence ATGGCCGACCGTCCCCGCCCCGGCGCCCGCGGCCGCCGGCCGGCCCGTACCGGCCGCCGCCCGCGCCCCGGCATACGCGCCGCCGCCCTCGCCGCCTGCGGGCTGCTCGCCGTCGGCTCCACGGTCATCGCGGAGCCCCAGCTGGTCGGCTCGCACGCCGCGCCGCCGCCCGCCGCCCGCCCCTGCGCGCTGCGCGCCGAGCCCGGCGTCGCCATGTCGGAGGGCTTCCCGCCGCACCCGTACCACGGTAGCGACGAGGAGTTCGCCCCCTCCACCGGCACGGTCCGCGCGCTCACCCTGCTGATCGACTTCCCCGACGCCAAGGCCCCGTACAGCGCCCGCGAGCGGTACGGCGAGTTCTTCCCGGCCGTCAAGCAGTGGTACGCCGCCGCCTCCTACGGCCGGCTCGACTACGAGTCCACGCCGGTGCTGCGCTGGATACGCATGCCGCGGCCGTTCTCCGCGTACGGGATCGGCCGCGGCTACGGCTGGGACGCGCACACCGAGATGATGCGCGACCTGATCAGGGCCGCCGGCCGGAGCGTCGACTTCCACGGCTACGACATCGTGAACATCCTCGTCACCCCCAACGCCGGGCCGCCCGCCGACCAGGCGGTGCTCTCGGTGACCTGGACCGGCGCCTCGGCCGCCACCACCGACGACGGCACCCACCTGGACAAGGTCTCGCTCATCTACGGCCACGACCAGTCCGGCTTCCGGGTGCTGGCCCACGAGAACGGCCACGCGCTGGGCCTGCCCGACCTCTACGCCGCCGACGACTTCCAGCGCACCGACCGCCTCGCCGGGCAGTGGGACACCATGTCGCTGGACTGGGGGCTCCAGGGCGACCTGCTCGCCTGGCACAAGTGGAAGCTCGGCTGGATCGACGACCGGCAGATCGCCTGCGTCAGCAGGCCCGGCACCCGGACGTACGCGCTGCGGCCGGTCGAGGTGCCCGGCGGGGGCAAGGCGGTCGTCATACCGTTCGGCGACACCACCGCGTACGTCCTGGAGCTGCGCGAGCCGCTGGGCAACGACAAGGACGCCTGCCGCGAGGGGATACTCGCCTACCGGGTGCGCACCGACGTCGACTCGGGGAAGGGGCCGGTCACCGTCGAGGACGCCCACCCGGGCACCGGGGCGTGCGACTTCAGCAGCGCGTCGTTCAACTCGCTCAACGACGCGCCCTTCACCGAGGGCCAGGGGTGGACCGACCGGGCCGACGGCTTCGCCTTCAAGGTGCTGGCACCGGACGCGGCGGGTGACTGGCGGGTGCGGGTCACCCGCCGCTGA
- a CDS encoding FAD-dependent monooxygenase has product MRTVIAGGGLVGLTAAASLQSIGHEVTVLEQAPQVRAAGAGIGLWPNALREFDQIGVGDEVRALGAWIDTWFFDPAGRPQRAPGYGTDDHRFLLVPRPALNRLLADRVGLDRIRLGARATGCTETDAEVVVHLEDGTDVRADLLIGADGVHSRIRASLVPGSEAVAHEGHFAWRALVPAGAERPEGSVLTIGGARTRGGYARVSPEQTMWMVNQFDVAELTGTKRERALTRARHLAAEGWHEDLLAMIEATPEEDILENQITLVPPLPRWTSDRIALIGDAAHGLSPHIAAGGTLGVEDVGVLRAHLADAPDAATAFTRYEDERRARFDQVREHSAAVEKADGAAEFAERYAAFSHWMLTTS; this is encoded by the coding sequence ATGCGTACTGTGATCGCCGGAGGCGGACTGGTGGGGCTCACCGCGGCGGCGTCCCTTCAGTCGATCGGCCACGAAGTCACGGTCCTGGAGCAGGCGCCGCAGGTGCGCGCCGCCGGGGCGGGCATCGGGCTGTGGCCCAACGCGCTGCGCGAGTTCGACCAGATCGGCGTCGGCGACGAGGTGCGTGCCCTGGGCGCCTGGATCGACACCTGGTTCTTCGACCCGGCCGGCCGCCCCCAGCGCGCCCCCGGCTACGGCACCGACGACCACCGCTTCCTGCTGGTGCCGCGGCCGGCCCTGAACCGGCTGCTCGCCGACCGGGTCGGCCTCGACCGCATCCGCCTCGGTGCCCGGGCCACCGGCTGCACCGAGACGGACGCCGAGGTCGTCGTCCACCTGGAGGACGGCACGGACGTGCGGGCCGACCTGCTGATCGGCGCGGACGGCGTCCACTCCCGTATCCGGGCCTCGCTCGTGCCCGGCAGCGAAGCCGTCGCCCACGAGGGCCACTTCGCCTGGCGGGCCCTGGTGCCGGCGGGTGCCGAGCGGCCCGAGGGCAGCGTGCTCACCATCGGCGGGGCGCGCACCCGGGGCGGCTACGCCCGGGTCTCCCCGGAGCAGACCATGTGGATGGTCAACCAGTTCGACGTCGCCGAGCTGACCGGCACGAAGCGGGAGCGGGCGCTGACCCGGGCCCGGCACCTGGCCGCGGAGGGCTGGCACGAGGACCTGCTGGCGATGATCGAGGCGACCCCCGAGGAGGACATCCTGGAGAACCAGATCACCCTGGTGCCCCCGCTGCCGCGTTGGACGAGCGACCGGATCGCCCTCATCGGCGACGCCGCCCACGGCCTGTCCCCGCACATCGCCGCCGGCGGCACCCTCGGGGTGGAGGACGTCGGCGTGCTGCGCGCCCACCTCGCGGACGCCCCCGACGCGGCGACCGCGTTCACCCGCTACGAGGACGAGCGCCGGGCGCGCTTCGACCAGGTCCGCGAGCACTCCGCCGCCGTCGAGAAGGCCGACGGGGCCGCCGAGTTCGCCGAGCGCTACGCCGCCTTCAGCCACTGGATGCTCACCACGTCCTGA
- a CDS encoding bifunctional DNA primase/polymerase, whose product MDEIQRQQQTSYVTSAGAAWLASASAFPRSVQALWSARPAAPSVLPCGTVFDVVNLPLLFGRRVLEQLWTTGPGSGPAAVHRGRVLVLAAPGTAHRLPALLAWEEWGRRVPPPLCHGRGDAVTVPPLYDCVPADGAAPDPGTGRSRWVVAPDTGRPWLPGADVLLWACVRVARQEEHLPPPPAQGPGQTARDRSASIDFPPRWSGC is encoded by the coding sequence ATGGACGAGATCCAGCGTCAGCAGCAGACCTCCTACGTCACCTCGGCGGGCGCCGCGTGGCTCGCCTCCGCCAGCGCCTTCCCACGCAGCGTCCAGGCGCTGTGGTCGGCCCGCCCGGCCGCGCCCAGCGTGCTGCCGTGCGGCACCGTGTTCGACGTGGTCAACCTCCCGCTGCTCTTCGGACGGCGGGTGCTGGAGCAGCTCTGGACGACCGGTCCCGGCAGCGGCCCGGCGGCCGTGCACCGGGGCCGGGTGCTGGTGCTGGCGGCGCCCGGCACCGCCCATCGGCTGCCCGCCCTGCTGGCGTGGGAGGAGTGGGGCCGCCGGGTGCCGCCGCCGCTGTGCCACGGCCGGGGCGACGCGGTCACGGTGCCCCCGCTCTACGACTGCGTGCCCGCCGACGGGGCCGCGCCGGACCCCGGGACCGGCCGGTCCCGCTGGGTGGTCGCGCCGGACACCGGCAGGCCCTGGCTGCCGGGCGCCGACGTGCTGCTGTGGGCCTGCGTGCGGGTGGCCCGGCAGGAGGAGCACCTCCCGCCGCCGCCGGCCCAAGGGCCTGGTCAGACCGCCCGTGACCGGTCGGCGTCCATCGATTTCCCACCCCGCTGGAGCGGGTGCTAG
- a CDS encoding AAA family ATPase codes for MLASTLRGTERGVVVDSPPGAGKSTLVVRAARELAAAGESLMIVAQTNAQVDDLADRLATADPDLPVGRLHGTDSPPDPALDRHPSLAKSTSVAELRDRAVVIATAAKWAYVKDVEPWRHAIVDEAYQMRSDALLQVAGLFERALFVGDPGQLDPFSVVGAEQWAGLSWDPSASAVVTLLAHNPGLPQHRLPVSWRLPASAAPLVSRAFYPYTPFRSGTGPGDRRLGFGVRGDGGGLDRVLDEAAESGWGLLELPARHTPRTDPEAVRAVALLVRRLLDRGGLTYSAPDPDPAPLTAERIAVGTAHRDQAAAVRAALAALGVLGVAVDTANRLQGREFDVTVVLHPLSGRPDATAFHLETGRLCVLASRHRHACIVVCRAGVADLLDEHPSSEPVRLGVTVKFPDGWEANHSVLAHLAEHRTPWRG; via the coding sequence ATCCTGGCGAGCACCCTGCGCGGCACCGAGCGGGGCGTGGTCGTGGACTCGCCCCCGGGCGCGGGCAAGTCCACGCTCGTGGTCCGCGCGGCCCGTGAACTGGCGGCGGCCGGCGAGTCGTTGATGATCGTGGCGCAGACCAACGCGCAGGTCGACGACCTCGCCGACCGGCTGGCGACGGCGGACCCCGACCTGCCCGTGGGGCGGCTGCACGGCACCGACTCGCCGCCGGACCCCGCGCTCGACCGCCACCCGTCGCTCGCGAAGTCCACCTCCGTCGCCGAACTGCGGGACCGCGCGGTGGTGATCGCGACCGCGGCGAAATGGGCGTACGTCAAGGACGTCGAGCCGTGGCGGCACGCCATCGTGGACGAGGCGTACCAGATGCGCTCGGACGCGCTGCTCCAGGTCGCCGGGCTCTTCGAACGCGCCCTGTTCGTGGGCGACCCCGGCCAGCTCGACCCGTTCAGCGTGGTGGGGGCGGAGCAGTGGGCCGGACTGAGCTGGGACCCGTCGGCGAGCGCGGTGGTGACGCTGCTCGCCCACAACCCGGGCCTGCCGCAGCACCGGCTGCCGGTGTCCTGGCGGCTGCCCGCGTCCGCGGCGCCGCTGGTGTCGCGGGCGTTCTACCCCTACACCCCGTTCCGCAGCGGCACCGGTCCCGGCGACCGGCGGCTCGGCTTCGGCGTGCGGGGCGACGGCGGCGGGCTGGACCGGGTGCTGGACGAGGCGGCGGAGAGCGGGTGGGGCCTGCTGGAGCTGCCCGCGCGGCACACCCCGCGCACCGACCCGGAGGCGGTCCGCGCCGTCGCGCTGCTGGTGCGCCGCCTGCTGGACCGGGGCGGGCTGACGTACTCCGCGCCCGACCCCGATCCGGCGCCGCTGACCGCCGAGCGGATCGCGGTCGGCACCGCGCACCGCGACCAGGCCGCCGCGGTGCGCGCCGCGCTCGCCGCGCTCGGCGTCCTCGGGGTCGCGGTGGACACCGCCAACCGGCTCCAGGGACGGGAGTTCGACGTCACCGTGGTGCTGCACCCGCTGTCCGGGCGGCCGGACGCCACGGCGTTCCACCTGGAGACGGGGCGGTTGTGCGTACTGGCCTCGCGGCACCGGCACGCGTGCATCGTGGTCTGCCGGGCGGGGGTGGCCGACCTGCTCGACGAGCATCCGTCCTCCGAGCCGGTCCGGCTCGGCGTCACCGTCAAGTTCCCCGACGGCTGGGAGGCCAACCACTCGGTCCTAGCCCACCTCGCCGAACACCGCACCCCCTGGCGGGGCTGA